In Antechinus flavipes isolate AdamAnt ecotype Samford, QLD, Australia chromosome 3, AdamAnt_v2, whole genome shotgun sequence, a genomic segment contains:
- the LIPT2 gene encoding putative lipoyltransferase 2, mitochondrial has product MGPRVLLVRMGRLPYAEALALQERWLRRLQTAQGPGAEAGALLLGEPAGPVYTAGLRGGLQPDEETRLRALGADVRRTGRGGLATFHGPGQLLAHPVLDLRPLGLRLRTHVAALESCAVGLCRRLGLPDAHARPAPYTGVWLDERKICAIGVRCGRHITSHGLALNCCTDLAWFEHIVPCGLAGMGVTSLSEELQRQITVEEAMEPFLEAFEEAFQCTLTLHEENSD; this is encoded by the exons ATGGGGCCGCGCGTGCTGCTAGTGCGCATGGGCCGGCTGCCGTACGCCGAAGCGCTGGCCCTGCAGGAGCGCTGGCTGCGGCGGCTGCAGACGGCGCAGGGACCGGGCGCCGAGGCGGGCGCGCTGCTGCTCGGGGAGCCCGCGGGGCCAGTCTACACGGCCGGCCTGCGGGGCGGGCTGCAGCCCGACGAGGAGACGCGGCTGCGGGCGCTGGGTGCCGACGTGCGGCGCACGGGCCGCGGCGGCCTTGCCACCTTCCACGGGCCCGGCCAGCTCCTGGCCCACCCCGTGCTGGACCTGCGGCCCCTGGGCCTCCGGCTCCGGACGCACGTGGCGGCGTTGGAGTCCTGTGCTGTGGGCTTGTGTCGCCGCTTGGGCCTCCCGGACGCCCACGCGCGGCCCGCGCCCTACACCGGCGTCTGGCTGGACGAGCGCAAGATCTGTGCCATCG GAGTCCGATGTGGAAGGCATATCACATCCCATGGTCTGGCTCTGAACTGCTGCACAGATCTGGCGTGGTTTGAACACATTGTACCCTGTGGCCTTGCTGGAATGGGAGTCACCTCTCTCAGTGAAGAACTCCAGAGGCAGATCACTGTGGAAGAGGCCATGGAGCCCTTTCTGGAAGCCTTTGAAGAAGCCTTCCAATGCACGTTGACATTGCATGAAGAGAATAGTGACTGA